A single genomic interval of Juglans regia cultivar Chandler chromosome 1, Walnut 2.0, whole genome shotgun sequence harbors:
- the LOC109005358 gene encoding protein SLOW GREEN 1, chloroplastic, whose amino-acid sequence MTSSSITTTSLCIQKEIHNPKFLNSKLGKSFKSPPISSFINSTCFHKSLNRLSLPFRLTRLRVSARPSHLLTHFSQTSSFSVPTSKLSNLDYSLSPQKTISKFLSEKIVVLLIGILTFMGCRKTGAAIALTAQTSSSAANMEEKIDTQKGQGDEEEMCEKVLEKDPRNVKALKVVLYGKMRRGKPKEAVQYVERLIKEEPDEVEWRLLMAHCYEMMGQLSKAKRLFKEILEETPLLLRALHGLALVMHKNHEGPAVLEMLNKALDIACLENRETEARNIKILIAQMHVVEGELDEALKKLQDLVNENPRDFRPYLCQGVIYSLQDKEKEAAEQFETYRALVPEEFPQRGFVDDVVLAAKAKSQERFQKEFKSPYN is encoded by the exons ATGACTTCATCTTCAATCACTACTACCTCTCTCTGCATACAGAAAGAAATTCACAATCCCAAATTTCTCAACTCCAAGCTCGGTAAATCATTTAAATCACCACCAATCTCATCCTTCATCAATTCAACCTGCTTTCACAAATCACTCAATCGTCTATCACTCCCATTTCGACTAACCCGACTCCGTGTATCTGCAAGACCCTCTCACCTCCTCACTCACTTCTCTCAAACCTCCAGTTTTAGCGTGCCCACTTCAAAGCTCTCAAATTTGGATTATTCTCTCTCGCCCCAGAAAACCATTTCTAAATTTTTGTCAGAGAAGATAGTGGTTTTGCTTATTGGTATATTAACTTTTATGGGGTGCCGTAAAACTGGAGCAGCTATAGCACTAACGGCTCAAACAAGTAGTTCTGCTGCAAATATGGAGGAAAAGATAGATACTCAGAAAGGGCAAGGTGATGAGGAGGAGATGTGTGAGAAGGTTTTGGAGAAGGACCCAAGAAATGTCAAGGCTTTGAAGGTGGTTTTATATGGGAAAATGAGGAGAGGGAAGCCAAAGGAGGCTGTGCAGTACGTGGAGAGGTTGATTAAAGAGGAGCCTGACGAGGTTGAATGGAGGCTGTTGATGGCGCATTGTTATGAGATGATGGGTCAATTGAGTAAGGCTAAGAGACTGTTTAAGGAAATCTTGGAGGAGACGCCTCTCTTACTCAGAGCTTTACAT GGTCTGGCTTTGGTAATGCATAAGAACCATGAAGGCCCAGCTGTCTTGGAGATGCTGAATAAAGCTCTAGATATTGCTTGCCTTGAAAATAGAGAAACTGAGGCGAGGAATATCAAAATCCTAATTGCACAAATGCATGTTGTAGAG GGGGAATTGGATGAGGCATTGAAGAAGCTTCAAGATCTGGTCAATGAGAATCCTCGAGATTTTCGGCCTTATCTGTGCCAG GGAGTTATATACAGCCTGCAGGATAAAGAGAAGGAAGCTGCTGAACAGTTCGAAACATATCGAGCTCTTGTGCCTGAAGAATTTCCACAAAGGGGATTTGTGGATGATGTTGTGTTGGCAGCAAAAGCCAAATCTCAGGAGCGGTTTCAAAAGGAGTTTAAATCCCCATATAATTAA